Proteins from a single region of Geovibrio ferrireducens:
- the rsmD gene encoding 16S rRNA (guanine(966)-N(2))-methyltransferase RsmD, which yields MRITAGTLKGMQLHTPKNSSVRPTTDKVRQAVFSSLFDETEGAEVLDLCAGTGAFGFEALSRGAASAVLIDLSTDIIKKNALALNLNPRIIKGDIRKEIPRLNKAFDIIFIDPPYGLFDPQEIMSLIHESGVLKPEGTLIFEESTRTAFPAEPEHFKVLKEKKYGETAIYYLKRMQI from the coding sequence TTGAGAATAACGGCAGGAACCCTGAAAGGAATGCAGCTTCATACGCCGAAGAACTCATCCGTCAGACCCACAACGGATAAGGTAAGGCAGGCTGTTTTCTCCTCCCTTTTTGATGAAACCGAAGGGGCGGAAGTGCTGGATTTGTGCGCCGGAACAGGTGCTTTCGGATTTGAAGCCCTGAGCAGGGGAGCCGCATCCGCCGTTCTCATAGACCTTTCAACAGACATAATCAAAAAAAACGCCCTCGCGCTTAACCTGAACCCGCGCATCATCAAAGGCGACATCAGAAAAGAGATTCCCCGGCTTAACAAAGCCTTTGACATAATATTCATAGACCCCCCCTACGGTCTTTTCGACCCGCAGGAAATCATGAGCCTGATACACGAAAGCGGCGTACTGAAACCTGAGGGGACACTTATCTTTGAGGAAAGCACCCGCACTGCTTTCCCTGCGGAGCCTGAGCATTTCAAGGTTCTGAAGGAAAAGAAGTACGGAGAAACGGCAATATACTACTTAAAACGGATGCAGATATGA
- a CDS encoding acyl carrier protein, whose amino-acid sequence MDIAAKVKDIIVKQLNVDEADVKPEASFIDDLDADSLDTVELIMAFEEEFDLEIPDEEAEKIKTVGDAISYIESAQ is encoded by the coding sequence ATGGATATCGCAGCAAAAGTAAAAGACATCATCGTTAAACAGCTTAACGTTGACGAAGCAGACGTAAAACCCGAAGCTTCCTTCATCGATGACCTCGATGCAGACTCTCTCGACACAGTAGAGCTCATCATGGCTTTTGAAGAAGAATTCGACCTTGAAATTCCCGATGAGGAAGCTGAGAAAATCAAAACTGTCGGCGATGCCATCAGCTACATCGAATCTGCTCAGTAA
- a CDS encoding radical SAM protein, which produces MRTSHKKILPVFIPFAGCRNRCVYCNQHKITGTGGSGLIENAARQIEEYLTYSDTWDELAFYGGSFTCLPEKDRTALYSLAHSKGFRTLRFSTSPDCVGKDVLDEAESWGVRTVELGVQSLSDEVLRLNKRPYDSEGCIEAVRAVQERFVTGVQMMTGMYGETAADVIRTADTLAALKPSYARIYPTVVLADTELADLYSAGAYIQPPPPEMLLRTAYAYASLTSAGTNVIRTGLQYTDSLENSIKGGFYHPAFGDIVKTLIILIYIHNHGEIHANGTEIQKLGGYKALARKHFPDKIITDEGSSADFREICMKAKENIFENNGRNPERNAASYAEELIRQTHNG; this is translated from the coding sequence TTGCGCACGTCTCATAAAAAAATTCTCCCTGTCTTCATCCCCTTTGCGGGATGCCGTAACAGGTGTGTCTACTGCAATCAGCATAAAATAACAGGAACGGGCGGCAGCGGTCTCATTGAAAACGCAGCACGCCAGATCGAAGAATATCTCACATACTCAGATACATGGGATGAGCTTGCGTTTTACGGCGGCAGTTTTACCTGCCTTCCGGAAAAAGACAGAACAGCCCTTTACTCCCTTGCGCACTCAAAAGGCTTCCGCACCCTCCGTTTTTCCACAAGCCCGGACTGTGTGGGGAAAGATGTTCTGGACGAGGCGGAATCATGGGGGGTGCGCACTGTGGAACTTGGGGTTCAGTCGCTCTCGGATGAGGTTCTGCGGCTGAATAAACGCCCCTATGACTCCGAAGGGTGCATTGAAGCGGTGAGGGCGGTTCAGGAGCGCTTCGTCACTGGTGTGCAGATGATGACCGGGATGTACGGCGAAACAGCGGCGGATGTTATCCGCACTGCGGACACTCTAGCCGCCTTGAAGCCCTCATACGCCCGCATCTACCCCACTGTTGTTCTGGCGGATACCGAGCTTGCGGATTTATATTCAGCCGGAGCATACATCCAACCTCCCCCTCCGGAGATGCTTCTCCGCACGGCATACGCATATGCCTCACTCACTTCCGCAGGAACAAATGTAATCCGCACAGGGCTGCAATATACGGACAGCCTTGAAAATTCCATAAAAGGCGGATTTTACCATCCGGCGTTCGGGGATATTGTAAAGACACTTATCATACTGATATATATACATAATCACGGCGAAATACACGCAAACGGAACGGAGATACAGAAACTCGGCGGTTACAAGGCGCTTGCAAGAAAACATTTCCCTGATAAAATCATTACCGACGAAGGTTCATCAGCGGATTTCCGCGAAATCTGCATGAAGGCAAAGGAGAATATTTTTGAGAATAACGGCAGGAACCCTGAAAGGAATGCAGCTTCATACGCCGAAGAACTCATCCGTCAGACCCACAACGGATAA
- the rnc gene encoding ribonuclease III: protein MSSHGEHIKYENLERLLSYHFANRSLLLEALTHRSYSHEKRSKTNYERLEFLGDAVLQLVITEYLLEKYRDYDEGTLSKLRGYFVSEGFLSIIAHEIGLGRFVLLGKGEKASGGMFKDSLLCDIFESLVAAIYRDGGYEEARRTIIHLFGKRIDEDISTNSFIDSKSELQKLTQKVYGVLPEYTVLKEVGPEHNKTFVVELTIEGILQETGEGKSKKSAEKVAATKALNRLAHVS from the coding sequence ATGAGTAGTCACGGCGAACATATCAAATACGAAAATCTTGAGAGACTCCTGTCGTATCACTTTGCGAACAGGAGTCTCCTTCTTGAAGCTCTCACCCACCGCTCTTATTCCCATGAAAAAAGGTCAAAAACCAACTACGAACGTCTGGAATTCCTTGGCGACGCGGTTTTGCAGCTTGTCATAACAGAATATCTTCTCGAAAAATACAGGGATTACGATGAGGGAACCCTCTCAAAACTCAGGGGCTACTTTGTCAGTGAAGGCTTCCTGAGCATCATAGCCCACGAAATCGGCCTCGGCAGATTTGTTCTCCTCGGCAAAGGGGAGAAGGCCAGCGGCGGAATGTTTAAGGATTCACTGCTTTGCGATATATTCGAATCTCTGGTGGCTGCTATTTACCGTGACGGCGGATATGAAGAGGCAAGGAGAACAATAATCCACCTCTTCGGCAAACGCATTGACGAGGATATTTCCACAAACAGCTTCATAGACTCCAAAAGCGAGCTCCAGAAGCTCACCCAGAAGGTTTACGGTGTTCTGCCCGAATACACCGTGCTCAAAGAGGTGGGGCCGGAGCATAACAAAACCTTCGTAGTGGAGCTTACCATAGAGGGAATCCTCCAGGAAACAGGCGAAGGCAAAAGCAAAAAAAGCGCCGAAAAAGTCGCCGCCACCAAGGCACTGAACCGCCTTGCGCACGTCTCATAA
- the fabF gene encoding beta-ketoacyl-ACP synthase II: protein MKRRVVITGIGLVTPVGVGNDENWTNLIAGKSGIGYISKFDTSEFPVKIAGEVKDFNPEELVDKKDIKRYDEFIVFALAAAEIAFRDSGMNLETIDKERFGVIIGSGIGGFKSTEDTKAAYLAGGIKKISPFFIPASIINMGSGAVSIRYGLKGPNLSIVTACATGTHAIGDAFKIIARGDADCMVAGGAEASITELAVGGFSNMKALAKRNEEPEKASRPFDKDRNGFVMGEGSGILILEELEHAKARGAKIYAEVVGYGLTGDAYHMTAPDESGDGAMRTMRMAIKDAGIAPEEVDYINAHGTSTPYNDAIETRAIKGVFGEHAAKLKVSSTKSMTGHLLGAAGSVEGAILALSIKNGMVPPTINLDTPDPDCDLDYVPNKAEKIDIRYGLSNSFGFGGTNATILLKKYE, encoded by the coding sequence GTGAAAAGAAGGGTTGTTATCACCGGAATCGGTCTTGTGACACCGGTAGGCGTCGGAAACGATGAAAACTGGACAAACCTCATAGCCGGTAAAAGCGGAATCGGGTATATCTCTAAGTTTGATACTTCCGAATTTCCGGTCAAAATTGCCGGTGAAGTAAAAGACTTCAATCCCGAAGAGCTTGTCGATAAAAAAGACATCAAGAGATACGATGAGTTCATAGTTTTCGCACTTGCCGCAGCAGAAATAGCGTTCAGGGATTCAGGCATGAACCTTGAAACCATCGATAAAGAGCGCTTCGGCGTTATCATAGGTTCCGGCATCGGCGGCTTCAAATCAACAGAAGACACAAAAGCGGCTTACTTAGCAGGCGGAATCAAAAAGATCTCCCCCTTCTTCATCCCTGCTTCCATCATAAACATGGGCAGCGGAGCCGTTTCCATACGCTACGGACTTAAAGGCCCCAACTTAAGCATAGTTACGGCATGCGCCACAGGAACACACGCCATTGGCGACGCATTTAAAATCATTGCGCGCGGCGATGCGGACTGCATGGTTGCCGGCGGTGCGGAAGCATCCATAACCGAGCTCGCAGTGGGCGGCTTCTCCAACATGAAAGCCCTCGCAAAAAGGAACGAGGAACCCGAAAAAGCCAGCAGACCCTTTGACAAAGACAGAAACGGCTTTGTAATGGGCGAAGGCTCCGGCATACTTATCCTTGAGGAGCTTGAACACGCAAAAGCCCGCGGCGCGAAAATCTACGCCGAAGTTGTCGGCTACGGCCTCACAGGGGATGCATACCACATGACAGCACCCGATGAATCCGGTGACGGCGCTATGAGAACAATGAGAATGGCTATTAAGGATGCGGGCATTGCTCCCGAAGAAGTGGACTATATAAACGCCCACGGAACATCCACTCCATATAACGACGCCATCGAAACAAGAGCAATCAAAGGAGTTTTCGGCGAACATGCGGCAAAACTCAAAGTGAGCTCCACAAAATCGATGACAGGTCACCTCCTCGGTGCGGCAGGCAGCGTTGAGGGAGCAATCCTTGCCCTTTCCATCAAAAACGGCATGGTTCCCCCCACAATCAACCTTGACACGCCCGACCCTGACTGCGACCTTGACTACGTACCCAACAAGGCCGAAAAAATTGACATTCGCTACGGCCTCAGCAACTCTTTCGGCTTCGGAGGCACAAACGCAACCATTCTGCTGAAAAAGTATGAGTAG
- the fabG gene encoding 3-oxoacyl-[acyl-carrier-protein] reductase, whose protein sequence is MLKDKIALITGASRGIGRDIAIAFAAQGAYVAVNYSSSPAKAEEVVKAILDAGGRAFAVKANVADEEEVKAMFDKVEEVTGSTVDVLVNNAGITKDGLLMRMKTEDWQTVMDVNLKSAFLCTRFAVKGMMKKRYGKIINVSSIVGFMGNAGQANYVASKAGLIGLTKTAALEFASRGIRVNAIAPGFITTDMTDGLSEEIQQKMISMIPLAAFGSGKDVADTALFLAGSGSDYITGQTIHVNGGMYI, encoded by the coding sequence ATGCTTAAAGATAAAATTGCGCTTATAACAGGAGCATCCAGAGGCATAGGCAGAGACATAGCTATTGCATTTGCCGCTCAGGGTGCATATGTTGCTGTCAACTACTCATCCAGCCCCGCAAAGGCGGAAGAAGTCGTGAAGGCGATACTTGATGCGGGCGGCCGCGCTTTTGCCGTTAAGGCGAATGTTGCGGATGAGGAAGAAGTCAAGGCGATGTTTGACAAGGTGGAGGAAGTAACAGGCTCCACAGTTGATGTGCTTGTGAATAATGCGGGCATAACGAAAGACGGCCTTCTTATGAGAATGAAAACCGAAGACTGGCAGACAGTTATGGACGTTAACCTTAAAAGTGCTTTCCTCTGCACACGTTTTGCAGTAAAAGGCATGATGAAAAAGCGCTACGGCAAGATAATAAACGTGTCAAGCATAGTGGGCTTTATGGGCAACGCCGGTCAGGCGAACTATGTGGCGAGCAAGGCGGGGCTTATAGGCCTTACCAAAACCGCCGCTCTGGAATTTGCCTCCAGAGGAATAAGGGTGAACGCAATAGCGCCCGGATTTATAACAACTGATATGACCGACGGACTCAGCGAAGAGATTCAGCAGAAGATGATCTCCATGATCCCTCTGGCCGCTTTCGGCTCAGGGAAGGATGTGGCGGATACGGCATTGTTCCTCGCAGGTTCCGGCTCGGACTACATAACAGGACAGACCATTCATGTTAACGGCGGAATGTACATATAA
- the fabD gene encoding ACP S-malonyltransferase yields MAKTAVVFPGQGSQFAGMGKDFYDRYEEVRRIFDKADEVLGYSLTSIMFNGPEEELKLTSNTQPALLTMSIGIWEAVKNKIKADFFAGHSLGEYSALVAAGGISFEDAVLAVHNRGKFMQEAVPVGTGAMAAVMGADDAVIADVCKTCSTPGSVVEPANFNCPGQTVVAGNVDAVNLFCEKIKEAGAKRAVLLPVSAPFHCSLMKPAADKMAEYLKNIKINDLRTPVFNNVNAEIETDAETVYNSLVKQVASPVLWTKSVENMESAGVSAIIEVGAGKVLTGLVKKINKEIEVRNIGTLGDEDGI; encoded by the coding sequence ATGGCAAAAACCGCAGTGGTTTTCCCCGGTCAGGGCTCTCAGTTTGCCGGAATGGGGAAAGACTTTTACGACAGATACGAAGAAGTCCGCAGAATTTTTGACAAAGCTGACGAAGTGCTCGGCTACAGCCTAACTTCCATTATGTTCAACGGACCGGAAGAGGAACTCAAACTGACCTCCAACACCCAGCCCGCCCTGCTCACCATGAGCATCGGCATATGGGAAGCGGTTAAGAATAAAATAAAGGCTGACTTCTTCGCAGGGCATTCCCTCGGCGAATACTCAGCTCTTGTGGCAGCAGGCGGCATTAGCTTTGAGGATGCGGTACTCGCCGTGCACAACAGAGGCAAGTTCATGCAGGAGGCCGTTCCTGTGGGAACAGGGGCAATGGCAGCCGTTATGGGTGCTGACGATGCAGTGATAGCTGATGTCTGTAAGACCTGCAGCACACCCGGTTCCGTTGTGGAACCTGCAAACTTCAACTGCCCCGGACAGACTGTAGTCGCCGGAAACGTTGATGCGGTTAACCTGTTCTGCGAAAAGATAAAAGAAGCCGGAGCAAAAAGGGCGGTTCTCCTCCCCGTGAGCGCGCCGTTCCATTGCAGCCTTATGAAACCCGCTGCGGATAAGATGGCAGAGTATCTCAAAAACATTAAAATAAACGACCTCCGCACCCCTGTTTTCAACAACGTCAACGCAGAGATTGAAACTGACGCGGAAACAGTGTACAACTCGCTGGTTAAGCAGGTGGCAAGCCCCGTTCTCTGGACAAAATCCGTTGAAAACATGGAATCAGCCGGAGTTAGTGCTATAATAGAAGTCGGCGCAGGCAAAGTCCTCACCGGCCTTGTGAAGAAGATCAATAAAGAAATTGAAGTCAGAAACATCGGAACCCTCGGAGACGAGGACGGAATATAA
- the coaD gene encoding pantetheine-phosphate adenylyltransferase, translating to MKRAVYPGTFDPMTMGHLDILKRSSMLFDEVILAVAKSEKKSTLFSVEERTDMAKIATQDIKNIRVVPFSCLLVNFMQRMDSQIVIRGLRAVSDYEYELQLALMNRKLDPKLDTVFLMPSQQFIFLSSSMVREIASLGGDVSKFVPPAVYERLVKKLGYPPENPCGAQS from the coding sequence ATGAAAAGAGCAGTTTATCCCGGAACCTTTGACCCCATGACGATGGGGCATCTCGACATTCTCAAAAGAAGCTCCATGCTTTTCGACGAGGTCATACTCGCCGTTGCGAAAAGCGAAAAGAAAAGCACCCTCTTCTCCGTTGAGGAAAGAACGGATATGGCAAAAATCGCCACGCAGGACATCAAAAACATACGAGTCGTTCCCTTCTCATGCCTTCTGGTAAATTTCATGCAGCGAATGGACAGCCAGATAGTGATCAGAGGGCTGCGCGCAGTCTCTGATTATGAATATGAGCTTCAGCTTGCACTGATGAACCGCAAGCTGGACCCGAAGCTCGATACCGTATTTCTCATGCCTTCACAGCAGTTTATATTCCTCAGCTCCAGCATGGTGCGTGAGATAGCAAGCCTCGGCGGGGATGTTTCCAAGTTTGTCCCCCCTGCGGTTTATGAGAGGCTGGTCAAGAAACTGGGCTACCCGCCTGAGAACCCATGCGGTGCTCAGAGCTAA